The proteins below are encoded in one region of Eulemur rufifrons isolate Redbay chromosome 2, OSU_ERuf_1, whole genome shotgun sequence:
- the LOC138397341 gene encoding LOW QUALITY PROTEIN: olfactory receptor 7C2-like (The sequence of the model RefSeq protein was modified relative to this genomic sequence to represent the inferred CDS: substituted 1 base at 1 genomic stop codon), protein MEKRNQTRVGNFLLLGFVEDSDLQPVLFGLFLSMHLIAVFGNLLIILATISDSHLHSPMYCFLSNLSLADICFGSTTVPXMLVNMQTRSKVITYEGCLSQIFFFIVFGCLDNLLLTVMAYDRFVAICHPLHYTGTMTPRLCGLLAQASWCVSVVGSLLETLPVLKLSFCANVEIPHFFCDLPEVLKLACSDTLVNNIVVYFVTIVLAVCPLSGIFFSYSQIFSSVLRISSARGKNKAFSTCGSHLSVVSLFYGTGLGVYLSSAATPSSRTSLMASVMYTMVTPMLNPFIYSLKNRDMQGALGRLLGKATPLNELPKASHE, encoded by the coding sequence atggaaaaaagaaatcagacaagagTTGGAAACTTCCTCCTCCTGGGATTCGTAGAGGACTCTGACTTGCAGCCCGTCCTCTTTGGGCTGTTCCTGTCCATGCACCTGATCGCTGTGTTTGGGAACCTGCTCATCATCCTGGCCACTATCTCAGACTCCCACCTGCACAGCCCCATGTACTGCTTCCTCTCCAACCTGTCCCTTGCTGACATCTGTTTTGGCTCTACTACTGTCCCATAGATGCTGGTGAACATGCAGACACGGAGCAAAGTCATAACGTACGAAGGCTGCCTCAGccagatattttttttcattgtgtttggATGCCTGGACAATTTGCTCCTGActgtgatggcctatgaccggttTGTGGCCATCTGTCACCCCCTGCACTACACGGGCACCATGACCCCCCGGCTCTGTGGGCTGCTGGCTCAGGCGTCCTGGTGCGTCAGTGTCGTGGGCTCCCTGCTGGAGACCTTGCCTGTTTTGAAGCTGTCCTTCTGCGCAAACGTGGAAATCCCACACTTTTTTTGTGATCTTCCCGAAGTCCTGAAGCTCGCCTGTTCTGACACCCTCGTTAATAACATAGTGGTGTATTTTGTCACCATCGTCCTAGCTGTTTGTCCTCTCTCTGGGATCTTCTTCTCTTATTCTCAGATTTTCTCCTCTGTCTTGAGAATTTCATCGGCCAGGGGCAAGAACAAAGCCTTTTCCACCTGTGGGTCTCACCTCTCTGTGGTTTCCTTGTTCTATGGCACGGGGCTTGGGGTCTACCTCAGCTCTGCGGCCACACCATCCTCTAGGACAAGTTTGATGGCCTCGGTGATGTACACCATGGTCACccccatgctgaaccccttcatctacagcCTGAAGAACAGGGACATGCAGGGGGCCTTGGGGAGACTCCTTGGCAAGGCAACGCCTCTCAATGAGTTACCCAAGGCCTCTCATGAGTAG
- the LOC138397351 gene encoding olfactory receptor 7A17-like: MAPENGTGISEFLLLGFSEEHGWQPLLFGVFLSMHLVTVFGNLLIILVIMVYSRLHTPMYFFLSNLSFVDICFTSTTVPKMLVNIQTQSKVISYAGCITQMYFFILFVGLDSFLLTVMAYDRFVAICHPLHYTVIMSPRLCGLLVLVSWIMGVLHSSLHSLMVLRLTFCTDLEIPHFFCELNQIIHLACSDTFLNDVVMYLAAVLLGGGCLTGILYSYSKIVSSVRAISSAQGKYKAFSTCASHLAVVSLFYCTSLGVYLGSAATHNSHSSATASVMYTVVTPMLNPFIYSLRNKDIKRALKDSLRGKLEQVQLSWG; this comes from the coding sequence ATGGCACCAGAGAATGGTACAGgaatttcagaatttcttcttctgggATTTTCAGAAGAACACGGATGGCAACCCCTCCTCTTTGGGGTGTTCCTGTCCATGCACCTGGTTACCGTGTTCGGGAACCTGCTCATCATCCTAGTCATCATGGTATACTCCCGCCTCCACACAcccatgtatttcttcctctCCAACCTGTCCTTTGTAGACATCTGTTTCACCTCCACCACTGTCCCGAAGATGCTGGTGAACATCCAGACACAGAGCAAAGTCATATCCTACGCAGGCTGCATCACCCAGATGTACTTTTTCATACTCTTTGTGGGGTTGGACAGCTTCCTCCTGAccgtgatggcctatgaccggttTGTGGCCATCTGTCACCCCCTGCACTACACAGTCATCATGAGCCCCAGGCTCTGTGGGCTTCTGGTTTTGGTCTCTTGGATCATGGGTGTCCTCCATTCCTCATTACATAGCTTAATGGTGTTGCGGCTAACCTTCTGTACAGACTTGGAAATCCCCCATTTTTTCTGTGAACTCAATCAGATAATCCACCTTGCATGTTCTGACACCTTTCTTAATGACGTGGTGATGTATTTGGCAGCTGTGCTGCTGGGTGGGGGATGCCTTACTGGGATCCTTTACTCTTACTCTAAGATAGTTTCCTCCGTACGTGCAATCTCCTCGGCTCAGGGGAAGTATAAAGCATTTTCCACCTGTGCATCTCACCTCGCGGTCGTCTCCTTATTTTACTGCACAAGCCTCGGGGTGTACCTCGGCTCTGCTGCTACACACAACTCACACTCCAGCGCAACAGCCTCGGTGATGTACACGGTGGTCActcccatgctgaaccccttcatctacagcctgaggaataAAGACATAAAGAGGGCTCTGAAGGATTCTTTGAGAGGGAAACTAGAACAGGTCCAATTGTCCTGGGGCTGA